Below is a genomic region from Periplaneta americana isolate PAMFEO1 chromosome 7, P.americana_PAMFEO1_priV1, whole genome shotgun sequence.
TATTTAATTTCCAAATTTCAGCAACATTAAAGATGATTTACTTAACATTGCTGTTAAAGATTAAACTTAGCCTTCctgaatatattttaacttttccataGATGCGCAAAGGCAGAGGTAGCTTTTCCGATTCTGTTAATAGTATTTTCTATGGCAGCTCCATATTTTGTCACTTTACTGGTATCAAGATATGTGACTGATTCAAATGCGCCAATTTCTTGATTTTGAATTTTCGGCTTGATTTATGATTTATTagcattaattcttaatttatgttataaaactatttattttcaaaCCAGTTATCCCAGACACTTCTGCCAATTTTGAGACTTTTCTTGCATGTCTGGAAAATGTTGTGATGACAGACGTCATCAGCGTAGTCCAAGTCCTCCTGAAGTCAGTTAAACCACAACTGAACTCTCTTTTTATGGGATGTAACTTTTGTCATGTCTCCCATCACTAAATAGGTACTGTAGTTAAAGAAAAATTACTGCCTATCTTGTTTAAGTGTTCATAGATTTATAAATTaaggtgttgttgttttctaatgccaggcgtttgataataaagtcatttgacctcttgcactccaatatttttcaaagatattatcatggtcagccactgaagcacagatttggaGGTGTTCcgatccatttcttggtttgagttgcacaatgggcagttaggggactgatatattccaattctatgcaggtgtcatggcctgttgccaatctaaatgcagctacagacgattttcgtggtaaatcgggaattaactgtgtattatgatgcagagagtttcattttttcccttgagattgtgttatcaaattttgtttgttgaagtctaagtatgtagatttaataaatcttttcacagggtaatatgtagatttagtaacaggtctgtaagtagcagtgtcgCCCTTCTTGACTGTTCAAAGTAAGTATTACGTTTCTAAGGATCAATTTTAAAAGGCTGTAACCCTGGCACATTCTGTTTTCTAGTTATTACAGAGaaatatactgtaattgaatgattttattttgtttaacgaaCACAGAAACGtgttttttttcagtggtggacGCTCACAGATCCTGTTGTGTGGCTGGAAGCAGGTACACAAATTTTCTTCTCACTGGGACTCGCTTTTGGTGGCCTTATCGCCTTCTCTTCATATAACCCAGTcaacaacaattgttacagagaTGCCATCATGGTGTCTCTTACAAACTGTTTCACTTCCATGTTTGCTGGCATTGTTGTCTTCTCGGTCATAGGTATGTAACACAATtaacatataataattatatactttgagATTTAAGGTCTTCATATTAGAGTGTGATAAAATACCGCATTTTAGCATTTACACGTCATAGAGGAAATCGTCTTCAACTTTTCGGAAAACCGTACTATTTTCTCTTTAAGgcattaggtacagcttacagcagtaaaattttggaaatattccattattgtatcttgtacaataatgaaaattaatatgtgtaaaacactgtcctgctatatgaaaaaaatattttttttttatttaaaaaaattatttactttttttttttttttttttaaattcagttcactatgcagtgatgaagcgtttcccacataactcaaagaCTATCTAACGTTGTGATAaaaatttttgtatgtacttatgcatgtcatatgtacaatatgatgcaagatcacttctctatcttgatagattgtctgataaaaaataaattcatttaaaaaaatggtcaaatatcagtattttcttctaacacaaaattaaaaaaaaaaatcttatttattaaggaatgtagttgaaagagcatgatattgtaaacatgagtttcagcaataaaataaaaaagagagaacatgagaaatttaacaagttttttagttatgagggaaacgcttcatcactgcacagtgaactgccaccattttgaattaaaaaaaaaaatttcttttaaatcgtaaaaataattttttcatataccagaagaacagtgttttatacatatcaattttcattattgtacgagatacaataatggaagaaaaaaatgttgaatatttccaaaatttttactgctgtaagctgtatctaagtCCTTAAAAGGCACTATTCAAATGTACGAGTACTTGAATCACCAAGCTGGTGATGTCTGGAACTAATTGCTTCCATAATATGGAGTATATCTCAAAagattttaacaaaaatatttttttaaatattggcacAGAATCTAGCCTTAAATAGAGGCTTTTAAACTAGCTACTAGAAATGTTTGATAAAATAATATCGTgtgtataatattacagttataaaatgtaatatatttcaggGTTCAAAGCAACAATGATCTATGAACGTTGCTTAGAAGAAAGAAATTCCACATTAGCAGCTCTAGCTTTGAACTCTATACCACTCTCAGCTCTTCCAACAGAAGGAAGTATCATCATGTTgggaaatgaaacacagattaTGCCCCCAATTCCCGAGTGTGATCTAGAGAAAGAACTGGATAATGTAAGTATCAAAGCTTGAGAATAATACAGTTTCAGTTTCTTTATTAAGCATATTTTGcattttaaatgttattctattaaggggttaggtacagcttacagcagtaaaattttggaaatattcagcattttttcctccattactgtatcttgtacagtaatgaaaattagtatgtgtaaaacactgtccttctgatatatgaaaaaaaatatttttacgatttaaaaaaaaatatttacttttttttttttttttttttcaaaattcagttcattgtgcagtgatgaagcatttcccacataactaaaaaactatccaacattctgtgacgaaatttttgtgtgtatttatgcgtgatatatctacaatatgatgcaagatcatttctctacctttgatagactgtctgataaaaaataaattcagtaaagaaatggtcaaatatcagtattttcttctaacacaaaataaaaaaaacaatattatttattaaggaatgtagttgaaagagcatgatattgtaaacatgagtttgagcaataaaataaaagagagagaacatgaaaaagttaacaagtttatgagtcatGAGGAAAACGTttcaccactgcacagtgaactaccaccattacgaattttgaagaaaaaaaaaaaaaaaaaaaaaaaagtttatataaataattctttttaaatcgtaaaaatatttgtttcatatagcagaaggacagtgttttacataaaccaattttcattattgtacaagatagagtaacggaggaaaaaaatgttgaatatttccaaaaatgttactgctgtaagctgtacctaacccattaaatattaatattatttaattctgaaatagtacattatgcaacgagcctataatgatagtaattaagacgcaagtatgtttgtttatgaaacgagcgcaagcgagtttcataattttcatacgagcgtcttagttaccattataggcaagtttcatacgactttttatgctcgaccatatttctaaattgaaattattcagaagtatcattttatttgtatctgactcaagatcgaaagtgaccttgttcatagctcgtgtgagatgtgcgcagacgcgaaagtattgattttttccgaggaacaataatgtcattgaccttgatgttgagaataacatgaactaattttggtataacctggtaattgatttagaattgaaaaacgagtgacaaattgaatttatttgaatattatttacaattaacgctaattattatagtaacagaacataaccttctgcgacagtattggatttccagcctccgtgaagtttccctcgttatctttcgattgcacatccgagaataatcgaaaacctgaactttaatgaataggtatactttaatgacatgcattaaagtactgctaccaggtgtataattactacatttcggcatggtcgagcataaacaataacaACACTGCTTCCCTGCCAGCTTTTCACTCAATTCTTTAAATCCATTATTACTTTAGTCAACTTGCCAAATCTTTCGCTCATGATTCAATACTAGTAAACTTTCGTAAATTCTCGCATTAAGGAGGTATGTACTGTAATTAATCTCaatgacatacaattttaaattccaaatacattttatttatgttacgAAGAAAGGCTTTGCAATATAATTTATGTAGGTTAAGAGGTGCTACTTTCAATTACATGCGgcatacattattgaaagaaaTCATTTGCCTAGACGCAAAAAAGTATAACCAGAAGATTAATATTTCAaaggaatttttttaatattttgaaatacctattattattttcttttgtctttaacTTCTCAGAAGAAGATATGGAATATAGAAAACATAATACATATGTTTGAATTCTACATTTTTAATACGATGTTCAATCCGGTTCCggaaaattggccacagaaaattggtaactgggacaattggccacagaaaattggtaatagggacaattcgccacagatagacaatttgccacaaatagacaattttccacagatagacaatttgccacacagtccattatccaaaaatgggatcgtaacaatttatttaaatgtgaattagtggcaaatatgataactttcacgttgtcctccggttcaaaatacaacaaccaccTTTATCCTTGTACGGGcttagtgtatctgtcggctataacgttcagttcgtcaaaATTCCTTGGCTCAGGTcgtaggtgcagcttcctggcacggcgcacagttttttaatagatggtttcttcggtagattcacattggcttcgcttgcaatacgctgtaactcattttgaataatgacagacgttggttctcgggaagtccccgctcttgccttcatgttctctacacattccttcgccttaatccttccccagtctgcagaatgattcttgtgttcagacggttctttgacgacactgcttccatcttctgataacgtgactgttgcattacacccgccacgcatgtcacagcgccagacaactccattcttattttctctaagtctcgtgtacatgtagccaagatatattaatttgtcagagcctctttctgattttgtgaagcgaatttcttccgccatagttcctaattagtttacagcttctggatttgtcttgtgttaccatagaaatatattataaattgttgcgaatttgagtattgccttgaattttaatgtgtggctaattgtctttgatacgaatttcaattatgtggcgagttgtctttgatacgaatttcaattatgtggcgagttgtctttgatacgaatttcaattatgtggcgagttgtctttgatacgaatttcaattatgtggcgagttgtctttgatacgaatttcgattatgtggcgagttgtctttgatacgaatttcaattatgtggcgagttgtctttgatatgaatttcaattatgtggcgagttgtctttgatacgaatttcgattatgtggcgagttgtctttgatacgaatttcaattatgtggcgagttgtctttgatatgaatttcaattatgtggctaattgtctttgatacgaatttcaattatgtggcgagttgtctttgatacgaatttcgattatgtggcgagttgtctttgatacgaatttcaattatgtggcgagttgtctttgatacgaatttcaattatgtggtgaGTTGTCCCCAACCCTGTTCAATCATGTAATATGACGCATGTACTTAGTAAATTCCGGTAACAAAAAATAATACTGGATTCCATAACACGATAATGTGTCTCAGTCAATGAAttcattattatactacaatgttatttgtttcttttcatttcagtCGGCTTCTGGAACAGGTCTGGCCTTCATAATTTTCACAGAGGCCATCAATCAGTTTCCTGGTGCACAATTCTGGTCCATCTTATTTTTTCTCATGCTGTTCACACTTGGAATTGATTCTCAGTTCGGGACATTAGAAGGAGTTGTTACATCTATTGTGGATATGAAGCTCTTCCCAAATCTCCGGAAAGAAATTCTTACAGGTctgttataaaatttatattacaataaacaatattacattatttttttacttagttgtttaacgacgctgtatcaactattgagtcatttagcgttgatgaaattggattacaaatacagtatatttgaaattgaaagtactccaaactacattatttttaacgtaaaaaattaatcggccactggCAGCTCACTTAAACCTTaaatcaggtatgctcaaaattgtaaaagccccgattacacggatgatgctgcactgcataacgcACACAGTATACGGACTGGGCTCCACAACTACATTGCAGCTCTGCCCGTGCCATAGCtctcacactcttacaaaaatgcggataataaactgaatttgaaaaaggaaagagtgtacattgtaatattaagttattacattatttattatatttaatatagttatgatattattatattataagtaatgttattttcatattccaccatacattgcggtctattcaacatgtgcattcttttctgcaagtaatcggaaatctatttccaacgaatttactcaatgcgcatctggctcagaagatgctcatctgttaatcgggatctatgtttggatttagcaactttcattctctaaaataattcttcCCACACGTAtgtcgaggaaaaaattgtagctaacatagtggcagcgaataagctcatcttgggatatttcgttttgttcattttttaaatacttctatgcttgtcaacTCATACTCTCCGCATTTAGTTATGAATTCTACGTCACTTtgcaaatcaattaactcgtcttGTAACTgaactctcacggattgtactaaatttactatgaagggattaaaaaaaaaagattaatatcactctccatatgtctaaaatcactaaatctatgttttgtgaattcacatttcagtcgttccagtacagagatataattaactatattttgttcaggctcCATATATCTCtctacaagttcaccatccgtgaagggttttagtgcctttgctaattcccaacatattaCATAACTTACTCCTAAACTTAgaatctgaattgttcgactctcttcaaacTATggtctttcatgaagtgctttcaattctttaaactgtagtgcctctgaaaaattattttatcataacacgtatttctgttggaataaaatcaccacaatgacactaatattagtagtagtagtagtaataataataataataataataataataataataataataataataataataataataataatgttggtatatgaatacatattacagaaaacagcttccctctCACTTCgccatgttctggatggcagagcttataatgtcgttttatgttgctcagtatcttacaacatagtaaacactttacttTTTCACCGAACGcaaaacaaaaatagtcttcctcccactctacggaatgatcgtttgcttacagaaggttttgactgtgtcattgtcccgcactgttcgtacgttactaagtacttgaactgccttccgcagtcatccgtcgagcttcgaacgaggaatagcacgctctacattggaaggttgtgattacagaacgtaatcgggagtcagagaatgagcatacctgccttAAATGCTCAAACTATATTTTAAcagtatgactttacaaaaactgacgttcttcaaaagcatgtgataatgtacatgtggcaacacagaccacgtggttgagtgcagtgttctcgctttcccaACAggttatttcccattcccacttccgtaaaacggtttcAGTTacatgttagtagctagtctcttccaacacgtgtgatgtgtagtgtgcgcgaaaaatgctgcgaggttgtgaatttccttgtaattgttaatttgtgcaattattcaacaatgaatggaagtgaaaacatatattatattttggacaatttagaaaACTCATAATTGtacactttgtatgttattttatatgtatgggtaaattatttcagATTGgcagttacgaagtttataattacaaattattgtttgtatttttatattattcgtttattattttcttcttgtaaGGCCgcggacgattggagcacatgttacCATCCAGCTGTACATATTTGTCATTcaggttcactgacattgagagctgcgctattacttttcattcggtagagatatagtccaagctcacacaacttttGGTACCAACTCCCTAGCTCTGGTTATAACTACTGCCAAGAATAGGACCTAATAATTTTGTTCTAAAGCAgttgaataaaattatgttttttaccGTTTTGCATATTCACAACAGCTTGGTTCTAACCAATGTTTTATGCTATTTATATTCTAGGGGTGATATGTCTTGTTTGCTGCACCATCTCAATGGCCTTTGCTCACGGGGCTGGGAACTACGTTTTCATCTTGTTCGACAACTTCAGTGGCAACTTTCCACTCCTCATCATAGCATTTTTTGAGTGTATTGGAGTTTCATACGTATACGGACTGAAACGGTATGTTTTCTAATGCACCTGAAGAACTTAAATAATCtgctattatatttaaatgcatctattattttaaataagtgtactgtatatgtattaaaactgtaataaataaaagtacTGAGTACAGAAATCTATTTTGGAGACCCAatgacaagtaggcctacagtatttctCCAAAAACAtcacactttagattaaaagttattatttttttttttaatttctctttacATAAGCCTATCCCTTAAAATagaattattcaagtcagctttacaggaagATATGCCTGAAAGCAGATTTGTATAAAGTTAACAgaaaaatcacaaatttaagtagcacagaaagtgtgcactcaatgctgggtctcTGGTGTCTtatcaacccacttgaggtatgtggataaaaaaGATAATAACTGAGccggggtctggtagagttcctgggtagttcagtcgaTAGAACGTTGGCACGCTCAGCCAAAGATCTCGGGTTCGATGCCAGGCCCcataacaattttttccttgaaattattcaagtcaattttacagggagctatacctgaaagccagatttgtataaaacacattaaagttCGTTAACGgaaaaatcacaaatttaagtcacacagaaagtgtgcactcaatgttgggtctctggagtcttgtcaacccacttgagataTGTGAATAAAAAAGGTAATAACTGGGGCCTGGTAGAGTTccagagtagctcagtcggtagaactTTGGCACGCTCAgtcaaaggtctcgggttcgatgcccgaccTCAGAATATTGTTTCCcttgaaaatatgtatgtatatatatatatatatatatatatatatatatatatatatatatatatgtatatatatatatatatatatacacagtagaacttggttataacgacatccaagggaccttaaaaattatgttgttataaacgagtgtcgtagtaaccgagattcacattattaatctagtgaggtggaaaataaaaaaataacaaacttaattagacttattttagatttatgtattgacttttaagcctacaatgaacataataaaatacacgtaggcctacaattataaatacagtattctgtattaaaacagtttgttcagtactcaccaaactactttacttagaagtgaagtaatcagtcattttactctgttgtcttctacttgcccaatacacactttctaggactaaattacgttctatgttcataatttcagttgcaatttcactgctcccttccctagcttcatagaacatgttcataattctaatgacttctaaagcgtcactcacttcttttagtggccatactgcattaaaatgcgtgcacttagtgaaaacttcctgtcgaaacttaTCTAATATcccatgaattcgggcaggttacaatggggtggggaatccgcctgcattccagaggtctatgacagaaggagactgtaaagaatttgtcagggtcagatttcaacaaaatatttcttaaaatactttgcttcttagaaaatcttattccaaactgaggttgaaaatgacgttatatgcgaggtagacgcatatacgtttgtcgtattaagcaaggtagaaaagcatatgtcttatggggaattagttggaccacagaatatttgacgttataggcgaggtgtcacacaaaacgaggtcgctataaccaagttctactgtatatactgGTAATGATTATTGGTATACTTTGTGACAGTTTCGCTGACGACATCGAGCTGATGACAGGAAGAAGACCTGGACTCTACTGGCTTATTTGCTGGAAGTATCTTTCTCCACTTGCAATGTTGTCCATCTTAGTGGCAAGTTTTGTGGAGATAATTGTAGATGGAAGTGGTTACCCAGCATGGGTCGCCAGCAAAGGCGTCACTGAACGACATGAGTGGCCCTTGTGGGCACTCGTTTTGATAGCCTTCCTAATCCTCATTTCTGTATTATGGATTCCTGTTGTTGCAGTATGCAGGTAAGTTAGCCCTTCTTACATCTTGAAATCACGAAAAATTATAAAGCTTTAATAATTAAGTCTGATTAGCATAATATGTTACTAGACAGTGATGCATGCAATGAGAAGAAAGGAACTGCccaccctattccattatctcctggcttagttgcctcaggagtaatgccttattggtatcagttatgaggttcaaacctgtcttcggacagttaactaatcaACAACAAACAACAGAAAAGTGAtattcatttatctcaaaattccTACGTCACTCATTTATAGGGTTGCCAACCTTCCCGTATTTCTTGGATCTCCCACATTTGgcagtaattttcaatagtctccctctcccgtatttttcttctcttggagcatttttctcccttatcatcatcatcatcatcatcatcatcatcatcttcttcttcactaCACGGAGTAGGCAATATTGCCTGTTCCGGTTTCACAGTTTATCCCTCCATCGTCCCTTAGGTCGTCCTACGTCTCTTCTTCCAGTCGCTTTGTAATTTAATAAGAGTTTTGGTAGTCTAGTGTcctccattctatttatatgttGGAACCATCTATCTCTCTGTTCCTTTATTCTTCCATTCATGCTAAAGATATGTAGTTCCTCTCTGATGTCTTCATTTCGAAAGCGATCAGATCTTGTtcatccttttgttctccttaaaaatgtcatttcagcactttgtattttattttgaattctttttgtgtttacccaagtttctgatccataaagaagaagaggagtagccattgttttataaaatttaattctggtatctttccttgttttattcttTAATGTCCGATAGACAcatcatttgaaattttgatatttttttgttaaCATCATCTTCAGATCTATTTCTTGTATTTATGTCACAACCCAGATAGTTAAAATTTTCAACTTGTTCTAACGgtcttccttctaaaataatcttAGAACGTATTTGCAATTTTCCCCAAAatgctaaaattttagttttctctGTAGAAATTATAAAGTCATATTTTTTTCGTAATGTAGAAgctttatttcaaacatttaattttgcagtgaatgaagatgatttacatgatgaattttgttgttccagagttgcattaaaatatgcagtcTCTATAGAAGGTAAATACTTGGCAGAAATGGGTTTCAATGCTgaccaggttaaaataaaaaatgttaatattggaaATTTGGAAAAATTGATGAGTTTTGTTCTAAGCTTACCAGGTAGTAATgctgacagagagagagagagagaaagagagagagagagagggggagagagagaaagagaaagaggtaGAGAGATGGTGTTTTCGCTCATGAACAATAAATGGATAGATGTTTGAAATAGGAGCACGACACATCTGATCAATTGCAAATCTCACTCAATTACTCATGCAGagaatattttcaatttgtaaaaaaaaaaaaaaaaattaaaaaccattACACGAGGCAAAATCTGTCTcgaaatattcttaatttaaggTTAATTGTCAAAGTATAGAATaacgttgtttttttttaaaatcgaactgaataatttgtcaattttctatgtgaaattctgCCAATTCCATAGTCTTACATATTTTCTCCAAacaaagttggcaaccctactcaTTTATATCTATGAAGATTCGAACAGAATTAGCCGTGTTCAAATGACCAATAACAGACAGacatcataaacaaaaaaaaaaaaaaaattaaaaaatgtaagatATAGGATGAAACGAAAATATGTTCATGAaagtttaaaatttcataaaattcttgGTGAACTGAACAATATTATAAGATCTAGTTTTAAAATCTTACAGAATAAAAATATAGGATGCATGATCTTTTTCTGGTCTGTTGGATAACAATAAAGTTTGACAAAAGACGAAAGACAGTGAAAACAgctgaaataaatttttttttttacaaaaaatagcaaGATACTCACTTGTTTTGGGCTGGAAGATAAACAACGAaattttgtatgcatttgaagtagagtcaataaaaaaaaataaaataactgtacATTATGTATCTTGgaacagacaataaaaaaacACGAGTCCAATTTTGAAATCCAAAATACCCCACCATCTGACAGTTTCTGGGGAAATCAGactgtattttttcttttgataaccatggtcttcgtcttgttttcatttattttcatcccatactgctcacaactgtcaatTAGCTCCAGTTAACATAAGCTTGAAAAATGACCGATAGCTTTTCCTATGCAAAAATTCTAGTTCTTCAAATAAGCCTAATATAATTTACATTGTTTCTCttgatattttttcttttatataactGAGTTCTCAAAGATCATAAATACGGAACAATTGATAGGAAAATGTAAAACTTACTGGTCAAATGCTGTCTTTAAacgtgaattattttttttttctatttcttgcaGAGCCTTTGGGATCCTGATTATTGAGGATAATGACAAAGCCTGGTTCCCAAGTGAGGACTTAAGGGAATTTCATGGCATTGTTCCCCATGAGGTGACACCAGCTGAAAAGGTATTGTTCTGCATTCGAGAAGATGGCACCGAGGGACTCTGTTGCCCTATTGGAGATGTAGATGAAGATGACACCTAGTGGAAGATTCTAGAAACTCTACTTCAGCCTGCCAGAACACCCAGTTCCCTTGGTAACGTTATGTAACTAGTCGTAAGTTGTAAATACGTGTTGGAAAGCAGTACATGGCTAGAAGGGGAGCTTCACTAGCCATGTGTTGTACATTTTATTTAGAATGTTACTAAGAAGGGGCCGTCCATAAGTTACaacaatacattattttattacagtgattCCTAACTAAATTATATTATCGcctacaaataaaaaattttggcctaatac
It encodes:
- the LOC138703705 gene encoding sodium-dependent neutral amino acid transporter B(0)AT3; the protein is MANTAHLVRRQSSQNLNPQRSLDRLEMKELRGRLVVENGNSNLSHNYGATNVAFDDTSPNTKTGKVGGGGSKLGSGEGKQVFRPEGGEEERESWDSKLTFLLATIGYAVGLGNVWRFPYLAQKNGGGAFLIPYFVMLAIEGIPIFYLELAIGQRLRKGAIGVWNQVSPYLGGIGISSAVVSFNVALYYNTIIAWCLFYFVQSFQSELPWSSCPNKYYANGSYTVEPECVTSTPTQYFWYRSTLMISEDINSPEAFNWKIALALVVAWVLVYMCMIKGIASSGKVVYVTATFPYIVLIIFFFRGVTLKGMTDGLRHLFTPKWWTLTDPVVWLEAGTQIFFSLGLAFGGLIAFSSYNPVNNNCYRDAIMVSLTNCFTSMFAGIVVFSVIGFKATMIYERCLEERNSTLAALALNSIPLSALPTEGSIIMLGNETQIMPPIPECDLEKELDNSASGTGLAFIIFTEAINQFPGAQFWSILFFLMLFTLGIDSQFGTLEGVVTSIVDMKLFPNLRKEILTGVICLVCCTISMAFAHGAGNYVFILFDNFSGNFPLLIIAFFECIGVSYVYGLKRFADDIELMTGRRPGLYWLICWKYLSPLAMLSILVASFVEIIVDGSGYPAWVASKGVTERHEWPLWALVLIAFLILISVLWIPVVAVCRAFGILIIEDNDKAWFPSEDLREFHGIVPHEVTPAEKVLFCIREDGTEGLCCPIGDVDEDDT